In Oncorhynchus nerka isolate Pitt River linkage group LG26, Oner_Uvic_2.0, whole genome shotgun sequence, one DNA window encodes the following:
- the LOC115109964 gene encoding noggin-2-like produces the protein MGISPAALLYVIATIHLGVSQHLLRLRPSPSEHLPVPGLKEDPDPKYDPRKQDLAERTLKRKLGRNFDPVFMSINSPPVVENRTALEAQSRLMGPIPNQLKQLDLVTVGKKARRKFTQWLWAYTHCPVGYVWKDLGVRFWPRYVKEGQCLNERSCSFPAGMFCMPDKSVTKTFLRWYCQGFLQKKYCMWIQVQYPIISECKCSCVE, from the coding sequence ATGGGGATTTCTCCGGCGGCTCTGCTCTATGTCATAGCGACCATCCACCTCGGTGTCTCTCAGCATTTGTTGCGTCTGCGCCCTTCGCCCAGCGAGCATCTCCCAGTGCCCGGTCTTAAAGAGGACCCTGACCCAAAATACGACCCGAGGAAACAGGACCTGGCCGAACGGACACTGAAGAGGAAACTCGGGAGAAACTTTGACCCCGTCTTCATGTCAATCAACAGCCCCCCTGTTGTGGAGAACCGGACTGCCCTTGAAGCACAGTCCAGACTGATGGGACCTATTCCCAACCAGCTGAAACAGCTGGACCTGGTGACAGTGGGCAAGAAAGcccgtcggaagtttacacagtGGTTGTGGGCATACACGCACTGCCCCGTGGGCTATGTATGGAAGGACTTGGGCGTGAGGTTCTGGCCGCGTTACGTCaaggagggacagtgtctgaATGAGCGCTCTTGTTCGTTCCCGGCGGGGATGTTTTGCATGCCCGACAAGTCAGTCACCAAGACATTCCTCCGCTGGTACTGCCAGGGCTTTCTCCAAAAGAAATACTGCATGTGGATACAGGTTCAATACCCCATCATATCCGAATGCAAGTGTTCCTGTGTAGAATAG
- the atp6v0ca gene encoding ATPase H+ transporting V0 subunit ca, translated as MSSESPEYSPFFAVMGASAAMVFSALGAAYGTAKSGTGIAAMSVMRPELIMKSIIPVVMAGIIAIYGLVVAVLIANNISEKVTLYKSFLHLGAGLSVGLSGLAAGFAIGIVGDAGVRGTAQQPRLFVGMILILIFAEVLGLYGLIVALILSTK; from the exons ATGTCGTCAGAAAGCCCCGAATACTCCCCGTTCTTCGCAGTGATGGGAGCCTCTGCGGCTATGGTCTTCAGCG cATTGGGGGCGGCCTATGGCACGGCTAAGAGCGGAACGGGCATCGCTGCCATGTCGGTGATGCGGCCGGAGCTCATCATGAAGTCCATCATTCCTGTGGTCATGGCGGGTATCATAGCCATCTACGGGCTGGTGGTGGCGGTGCTCATCGCCAACAACATTTCAGAGAAAGTCACCCTCTACAA GAGTTTCCTCCACCTGGGTGCTGGGCTGAGCGTGGGGCTGAGTGGGCTGGCGGCTGGTTTCGCCATCGGCATTGTGGGCGATGCAGGTGTTCGGGGCACGGCCCAGCAGCCCAGGCTCTTCGTGGGCATGATCCTCATCCTGATCTTTGCAGAGGTCCTGGGGCTCTACGGTCTTATTGTGGCGCTCATCCTCTCCACAAAATAG